The Catellatospora citrea DNA segment CGGACGGCCGATGGTCACCGGGCCGTCGCCGGTGAGGTCCGCGGCCGTCGACCACACCGTCGTCTCGGTCGGGCCGTACAGGTTGACCAGGCGCTTCGTGCACGAGCGCAGCTCGGCGGCGAGCGGCGCGGGCAGGGCCTCGGCCCCGCACACCGCGACCACTCCGGGCTCGGCGAAACCGGCGTCGACCAGCCGCCGCCACGTCGACGGGGTCAGGTGGGCGTGGGTGACCCCGGTCAGGCGCAGCAGCTTCAGCAGCAGCTCGCCGTCGCGCGCCTGCTCGGCGGTCGCCAGCACGACCGTGCCGCCGGTGACCAGCGGCAGCCACAGCTCCGGCACCGACATGTCGAACGCCGCCGACGCCACGGCCAGCCACACGTCACCCGGCCCGGTCGGCACCACCTCGGGCAGCGCGTGCAGCAGGTTGACCACCCCGCGATGCTCCACCGTCACTCCCTTGGGGCGGCCGGTCGAACCTGACGTGTAGATCACGTAACAGAGCCCGGGTTCGTGCCGGTCCGGCGCGGCCGGGCCGTCGGTGGCAGCCAGGGTCTCGCCGAGCACGGTCACGCCGTCGCCGTCGGCCGTCAGCACCGCGGCCGGGCGCGCGTCGGCAAGCAGGCCGTCGCGCCGGGCCTCGGGGTGCTCCGGGTCCAGCGGGAGGTACGCCGCGCCGGTGCGCAGCACGCCGAGCAGCGCGGGCAGCAGCCGCGACGTGCGGGGCAGGCACACCGCGACGAGGTCGCCGGGGCCGATCCCGCGCTCACGCAGCAGTGCCGCGACCGCCGCGGCCTCGGCGTCGAGCTGGGCGTACGTCATCGCGCTGTCGGCGGCGACCACCGCGATGGCGTCCGGCCGGGCCGCGATCCGCGCGTCGACGAGTTCGTGCAGGGTCTGCGGCCCGGTGACGGTCCGCCCTGTGTCGTTCCACGCGGCCAGCAGGTCGTGTTCGGACCGGTCGAGGAGGTCGAGATCGGGCAGTGGCGCGTCCGGCCGCCCCGCGAAGCCGTCGAGCAAGATCCGCAGGTGTGCGCCGATGCGGGCGGCGTCGGCGGGGTCCAGGCGGGACGGGTCGACGTGCAGCAGGACGGGCAGTTCCGGCGCGCCGGGGTCGTCGAGCAGCTGGACGTGCAGGGCGTTGCGGGCGGCGTGGTGGAACGCCGTCCACTCGACCCGCGCGTCGAGCCCGGCGAAGACCGGCGCGGGCCGGGTCCGGCGGCGGTAGCTGACCGAGACCGGGGTGAGCGCGGCGCGGGGGGCGAGGCCGGACACGGCCCGGGACAGCGGCACGGCGCGCAGCGGGTAGGTCTCCCGCAGCAGCCCCCGCGCCTGCGCGACGCGTTCCCGCACGGTGCGCGGGTCGGCCGGGTCGGTCGCGGGTATGCCGACGGGCAGCTCGTTGACGTGCAGCCCGATCCGGTCGTGCCCGTCGGCGGGCCGGGTGCCGAGGTCGACACCGATCACGGGGGCCGGGTCGCCGTACCGGTCGAGCAGCGTGAGCAGCCCGGCGAGCACCACCTCGAACGTCGTCGCGCCCAGCTCCGCGGCGACCGCCCGGACCGTCACCGCGTCCAGCTCCAGCGGCACCGCCACACCTGGCCGCGCACCGGGCGACGTGGTCGCCCGCAGTCCCGGCAGGCTGGGCTCACCCGGAGCCCGGAACGCCCGCGCCCAGTGTTCGACGGCTTGTGGCAGGAGCGCGGCAACACGGTCCGACTCGCCGCGCAGGCTCGCGGTCGCGGCAGCCCCGGTGGTGGTTCCGTCCGGTGTGGAGTATGCCGCTGCCAGGTCGGCGAGCAGGATCTCCTTGGACTCGCCGTCGAACACCAGGTGGTGCGCGACGATCAGCAGCAGGTGCCGGCCCGGCCCGGCCGGCACCAGGTCGAACCTGATCAGCGGCCCTGACGCCAGGTCGAACGGCGCGAGCGTGCGCTCCCGGACGAACGCCGGCAGATCCTCCGGTGCGTCGCCCACCACCAGCGACGGCGGGCAGGCCGCCGGGGTCAGCAGCAGGTCCCCGTCGCGCTCGGCGAACGCGCACGACAGCACCGGGTGCCGGGCGACCGCCACCGCGCAGGCGTCCGCCAGCCGGGCCGGATCGAGCGGGCCGTCGAGCCAGACCGGCAGCGGCATGTGGTACGCCGTGGCGGCCAGGCCGAGGCGCTCGGTCAGCCACATGCCGTGCTGGGCGGGGGTGGCGGTGCTCATCGCGGAACCTCCTGCGGTGGTGCGGGGGCGAGCTCGCGTGCCGCGTGCTCGAACAGCTCGGTGACCCGCCCGGCGAGCGTGTCCATCTCGGACCGGTCGAAGGCGTGGTGGTTCCAGAGCAGGTGCGCGACCAGCGAACCGTCCGGATGCTCGACGACCGCCAGCTCGGGAGCCTGCAGGTCGGGCAGCCCCCCGGGCGTGGGCCAGTCCGCGTCGAGCGCCCGGGGCAGCTCGAACGACTCCGACTCCAGTCCCGGCAGGTGCGCCTGGCCGCCCCAGGTCTCCACCCGCAGCCAGGCCGCGCCGGTGTGCCGCAGGTAGAACTCGGCGAACGGGTAGTGCTGGTGGTCCAGCGCGGAGAGGACGGTCCGCCGGGTCCGGGCCAGCAGCTCAGCGGCGGACGGGGCGCCGGAGGTGTCCACCCGCAGTAGCAGCGACTGGCTCAGACAGCCGATCAGCGCCTCGCTGCCGGGCCGGGTGCGGCCGGGCACCGGCGACATCAGCACGATGTCGCCGGTGCCGGTGCGTTCCGACAGCGCCGCCGCCCAGCACGACGCGATCAGCATGAATGGGGTCGCGCCCTGGGCCGCGGCGGCCCGCCGCAGCCCGTCGCCGAGCGTGCCGGGCAGCGGGAACTCCAGCGCGGCGCTGCGCAGCCGGACCGCCTCCCGGCGACCGCGGAACGGCGTCAGGTGGGCGGGCGCGCCGTCGAGCGTCCGCCGCCAGTGCGGCAGGGTGACCTGCCATTGTCGCCGGGTGTGCGCGACGAAGTCGCGCAGTGGCGTGCCCGGGGCGGCGGCGGGTAGCGGGGCGCCACCGCGCAGTGCCGCGTACGCGACGCCGATCTCGTGCAGCAGCGGCCCCATCGACGCGCCGTCGCAGACCAGGTGGTGCACGGCCAGCCCGAGCACGTGGTCGTCGGGACCGACGGTGGCGACGATCGCCCGCACCAGCGGCCCGCGTGCCGTGTCGAAGCCGCCTTCCCGGTCGGCCCGGCACAGCTGCCCGGCGTGGTCGAGGTCGCGGGCCGCGACGGCGGTCACCACCGGTGGGCAGTGGCCGAGCACCCGCGCCCGGTGCCGCCCGTCCGGAGCACGGTCGAACACGGTCCGCAGCGCCTCCTGCCGCTGCGCCACCACGGTCAGCGCCCGCTCCAGCAACCCGACATCGAGCTCGTCCCGCACCCTGATGCCGACACTGATCGGCCCGACATCCCGGGGCTCCCCGGTCGCCCACATCCAGACCAGCATGCTCTCCTGAGTGGACGCCAGCGGCATCTCCCCCACCGCAGGCCCGCCATCCACGCCCGCACCCGACCCGCCGCCCCCGGCCTGTCCCCCGGGCCCGTCCGGCCCGCGAAGATCGCTGTCCTGGGTCGAGAACTGCGGTCCAGCCTCACTTTCCGACCCGAAACGGCGATCACCGCCCGCGGCGGCCCGCTCCGGCGGGGTGGCGGGCGGCTCAGCCGAGAGCCGTTCGGCCTGGGTGGCGAGTAGGGGGGTGTCGAAGATGAGAGAGACCGGGATGTCGCGGGCGAAGTGGGCGGCGGCGAGGGCGGCCAGGTGGGTGGCGCGCATCGAGTCGCCGCCGAGGGCGAAGAAGTCGTCGCCGACGCCGACCTCGGGCACCCGCAGCACCGCGCACCACAGCGCGGCCAGCGCCACCTCGGCCTCGGTGCGGGGCGCGACCCGGGCCGGGGCCTGCGCGAACAGCTCCCGCAGTGGGCCCTTGCGCACCTTGCCGCCGTCGTTGCGCGGCAGCGCGGCCACGGCGACGATCCGGGTCGGCAGCTCGTAGGGCGCGAGCCGGTCGGCGAGGAACGCCCGCAGTCCGGCCAGTGCCGACCGGTCGCGCAGCTCGACCGCGGCGGCGACCGTCGCGCCCATCACCGGGTGCGGCAGGCCGAGCACTGCCGCGCCGAGCACGTCCGGGTGCTCGTGCAGGGCCGCCTCGACCCGCAGCGTGGAGACCCGGTGCGCGCCCGCGTTGACCAGGTCGGACTCGCGGTCGACCAGGAAGAGGTAGCCGTCGGCGTCGCGGTAGCCGAGGTCGCCCATGCGCACCCAGCCGTCGCGGAACACGGCGGCGCTCGCATCGGGGTCGCCGTGGTACGCCCGCACCGCGTCGCCCGCGCGCAGCCACACCTCGCCGGTCTCGCCCGGCCCGGCGACGGTGCCGTCGGCGGTGAGGATGCGCAGCTCCGCCCCGCCCTCGGCCCGGCCGACCGAGGCGGGTCGCTCAGGATCGAAGACCATGCTGGTATGCGCGGGCGCGGCCTCGGTCGACGTGTAGTTGTTGACGATCACGGCTTCCGGCAGCGCCGCCGCCAGCGCCCGGGCCACCGCGGGCGGCAGGGCCGCGGCGGTGCACGACACCAGCTGCACCGCGTCGAGGTCGCAGCGCTCGAAGACGCCCGCCTCCAGCAGCGCGCTCGCCATCGCGGGCACCAGGAACAGGGTGCCGACGCCGAGGGCCTGCGCGGTGCGGGCGTACGCCCACGGGTCGAAGGCCGCGATGGTGACCACCGTGGGCCGCGCGACCAGCGCGGTGACCAGCATCGTCTGCGCGGCGTTGGTGCCGAGCGGGAACGCGTGCAGCGCGTGTCGCGAGTGCGCCAGCGGCGGCCGCGCCGGGTCGATGCCGTGGGTGAGGCTGGCGTGGCTCGCGGCCACGCCCTTCGGCGTGCCGGTGGTGCCGGAGGTGTAGACGATCTGCGCGGTCTGTCCGGGTGACACGGCCGGCAGCGGTGTGGTGTCACCGGCGTCCAGCTCGGACAGCGCCCAGCCGCGTGCGCCGACGACCACCCGTGCCCCGGCGTGTTCGAGCAGTTCCCGAAGCCGAGCCTCGGGCGAGGCCGCCGAGAGCGGCACGGCCACCGCGCCGATCCCGGTGACCGCCGCGTACGCGACCGCGAAGTCGAGCCATTCCGTGCCGTCGAACACGAGGCCCACCCGGTCGCCGGGCGCGACGCCCTTGCCGAGCAGCCCGTGCCCGACGGCCGTGGCCCGGGTGTGCCACGCCGCCGCGGTGAGTTCCGTGGGCCCCGCCCCCTCCCCGCCGGCCAGGTGCAGCGCGACATGTCCGGGTCGCGCCGCCGCGAGGGCGGCCAGCAGGTCGGGGAGGGTGCGGGACGTCATCGGGTCACAGCAGCCAGAGCGGTACGGCCGCGGCCAGGGCCTGGGCGCCGGTGTCGTTGGGGTGGATGTGGTCGCCGCTGTCGTAGGCGGGCAGCACCTTGCTCGGCGCGGCCGGGTCGCGCAGCACCTTGTCGAAGTCGACCAGCGCGTCGAACTCGTTGTCGCCGCGCAGCCAGGTGTTGACCGCCTGGCGGACGGCCTCCTTCTCCGGCGTCCACGACGAGTAGCCCTCGAACGGGCCCAGCGTCGCCACGACGACCCGTACGCCGCGGTCCTTGGCCTGGATCGCCAGCTGGCGCAGGCCGCCGATGATCTGCTCGGCCGGGAAGCCGGACAGGTGCACGTCGTTGATGCCGAGTTCGACGATGACGGTGCGCACGCCGGGCTGGCTGAACACGTCGTCGTCGAGGCGGGCCAGCGCGCTGTCGCCCAGGGCCGGGGTGTTGATGGCCAGTCCGTCGCGGGTGACCTGGTTTCCGGCGAGGCTCACGTTGAGCACGCCGGGGTCGCCCAGTGCGGGCCAGGTGCCGGTCACGCGGCCGGCGAGGTAGTCGGGCCAGCGGGTGTTCGCGTTGAGCGTGGCGCCCGACCCGTCGCTGATCGAGTCGCCGAGCACGACCACCGTGCCCAGCCCGGTCTTGGTGAGGACCTCGATGCCGGCCAGGTAGTAGAAGTGGTTGTAGGCGGCGGTCTGCCCGGTGCCGTCGGCGGTGTCGGCCTTGTCGCCGGCGTAGATGTAGGAGGTCTGCCGGGCGGTCCAGTGCCAGGACGTGGCTCCGGTCGGGGTCGGCAGGTACAGCGTCACGGCCAGTTCCTGCAGCGTGGAGACGGGCAGGTCGATCGGGTCGGTCAGCAGCTCCGCGCCCTTGTAGACGGTCGCGGACTCGCTGCCGTTGAAGGTGATCTCGCGGATGCTGCCGGGCTGCAGGGTGGGCGAGCCGGGCGTGGTGGGCAGGCCGACGCTGGCGTGGCCGATGGTCAGTGGGCCGGTGCCGTACGCGTTGGTGATCCGCAGGCGGACCTTCTCCCCGCCGAGGGAGATCCGGACGAGCTGGCGGATCGACTGGTCGGTGAAGCCGTTGAGCGAGCTGCCGGTGTTGGCCAGGCTCGGCGCGGTGAGTGCGGTCCCCCAGGTCCCCACCCAGCGGCCGGGCAGACTGCCGGAGGCCGGGCCGGCCGCGGCGACCAGCGTGGTCGCGAGCAGGCCGAGACCGGCGAGGCCGGCGGCGACGCGCCGGCCGACCCGGCTCGTCCCGGCACGCGATGTGCCGCGCGTCGATTCTGTGATCACTTGTGGAACCTCCGTCGATTCCCGAGGGGGATGTGGCGGGCTGTCCCGCCGACGCGACCACGATGCCAATAAATAGTTAAGTTTCTTAGGTACAAAGCTGTGATCAAGGCTGCCGGTTCGGATGATTTAAATGGCCCCATCTATCGATGGCATCTAGGCGGCGGGCCGCCCGGGGGGCGCCGGGCGGCCCGCCGTCTATCCCTGAGGGGCCAGGGTTCGTACGCCTGCGACGCCGCGCTGGGCGGGCTCTCGCAGGCAGGACTCGATGACGTCCGCGGCCCGGGCCGCGCCGCCCGCGGCCAGCACCTCGGCCCGCATCGCGGCGACGCCCGCCGCGATGCGGGGGTCCGCGGCCACCCGGTGCACCGCCTCGCGCAGGCGGGCCGGGGTGAGCCCGTCCAACTGCAGCGACGCGCCGATGCCGGTGTCGACGATGCGGGCGGCGTTGAGGTCCTGCTCCAGCGTGCGGGCCACGGCCACGTGCGGGACGCCGGCCTGCACGCCCTCCATCACCCCGCCCAGCCCGCCGTGGGAGACGAACACCCGCGCGTGCGCCAGCACCGCCAGCTGCGGCACCACCGGCATGACCTGCACGTTCGGCGGCGGCGTGCCCAGCGAGAGCGGGTCGAGGCGGCGGCCCACGGCCAGCACCACGTGCCACGGCGTGCCCGCGAACGCCTCGAACACCAGGCGGTAGAAGTCGGGCCAGTGGTTGTTGAGCGTGCCGAGCGACACCAGCGCCACCGGCGCGCCGTCGGCCGGCGGCGACCAGGGCACATCACCGGCGCGCGGGGTCGTGCACGGCCCGACGAAGGAGAACTCCTCGCCGAAGGCCGCGCCCGCGTACTGGAACGCCCGCGGCAGGAAGGCCAGGTGGCGCACCACCCGTGGGGCGAGGAAGTCCTCCGCGGGCAGCTCGGTCAGCCCGCGCCCGGCCAGGAAGCGCTCCAGCCCCAGCGTGTATTCGGCCAGCGTCGGATGTCCGAAGTCGACCGGGACGGCCTCGTTCAGCGACCACGGCCCCGCCGAGACGATCATCGGCCAGAGCTGGATCGCGGGGATGCCGTGGGTGTGCGCGAACACGTGCCCGGCGAACGCCATCCGGTCGAACAGCACCAGGTCCGGCGGGTCGGCCAGCAGGGCCGGTTCCAGCTGCGGCAGGGTGTGCTCGGTCTCGGCGAGGAAGTTGAGCAGGCTGCGTCCGATGTGCTCGGCGCGGCCCGGGGTGCGCGCCTCCGGGTCGGTGTCGCCCGGCCTGGTCGAGGTGTACGGGATCACCCGCGCCCCCGCCGCGGCCACGTACGCGGCCCGGTCGGCGGTCGCGGCGTAGCTGACCCGGTGCCCGCGCCGCACCAGCTCGGCGACCACACCCAGGGTCGGGAACAGGTGCCCGAGTGCCGGGATGTTGAAGAACGCGACGTGGCTACCCATGGCGGGCCGCCACGGGGAAGACCGCCGTCGTCGCACCCTCGGCCAGGTCCCGCAGCACCGCGACGATCTCGTCGGCCAGCGCGGCGGCGGTGTCCGCGGTGAACAGCCCGGTGTCGTAGCGCAGCGTCAGCTCCAGCCCGTCGGGCTCGCGCCAGGCGTCCACCCCCAGGTCGTGCAGGATCTGCGGGGCGGCCTGGGCGAACGGCCGCCAGTGCGGGTCGACCGGCCCGCCGGCGGTGTGCGTGTGCAGCGCCGCCGTCACCTGGAAGACCGGGGTGCGGGAGCGGTCGGCGTCCGGGTCGACCGCGGCGACGACCTGCCCGAACGGCACCGCCTGCCGGGCCAGCGCGTCGATCGTCGCGGCGCGCACCCGGCCCAGCAGGTCGCCGAGATCCGGATCACCGGACAGGTCGACGCGCAGCGCGATCGTGTTGGCGAACAGGCCCACCGTGCGCTCGGTCTCCTCCAGCAGGCGGCCGGACACCGGCATGCCCAGGCACAGGTCGGTCTGCCCGGAGCGCCGTGCGAGCACCACCAGCAGTGCGGTGACCAGCGCCATGTACGACGTGGCCCGCCGCTGCCGGGCGAAGCGGTCCAGCGCGTCCGCGACCGGCGCGGCGACGTGCACGTCGACCTGGCCGCCGCGGAGCGTCTTGGCCGGTGGCCGCGGCAGGTCGGTGGGCAGCTCCAGCGGCGGCACGCCGCGCAGCCGGTCGGCCCACCAGGCCAGATCCTCGGCTCCGGTGGTGTCGGCGCACTGCCAGGCGGCGAAGTCGGCGTACCCGATGAACGGCTCGGGCAGCGGTTCGCCCCGGTAGAGCGCCATCGCCTCGCGTTGCAGGATCATGGTCGACTCGCCGTCGGCCAGGATGTGGTGCACCGCCAGGCACCACACGTGGTCGGCCGGACCGAGCCGGATCAACCGCGAGCGCACCAGCGTGCCGCCGGCGAGGTCGAGCAGCGTCCTGGCCAGCTCCGCGACCAGCTCACGCCCCCGGGCGGGCGGGTCGGCCTCATCGGACACGTCGAGCAGCTCCGTCACCAGGCCGCCCGGTGGCGCGATGACCTGCCGCGGCCCGTCGTCGTCAACGGTGAACGTGGTGCGCAGGGCGTCGTGCCGGTCGGCGAGCGCGTCGACGGCCGCCGTGAAGGCGGGCACGTCCAGCGGCGCGGTGATGCGGTCGGCGATCACCACGATCGGCGACGCGTCGCCCTCGTACGCGGTGCACAGGTGCCACCACCGCTGCTGCAGCAGGGACAGCGGCGCGGTGCCGGACGGTGTGGCGCGACGTGGGATGACCTGCACTCAGCCCACCTCCTCGCCGCCGCGCGGTGCTTGGTGATCCATCGATGCCTGCCTGTCTGCGGTGAACCGGGTGACATGGCGCACCGGGGTGGGCGCACGGGACGGCCCGGCGCCGGAGGTCATCCACGCATGGGCATATAACTGATAGCACAGTTAATACTTACTGTAAATATTCCTTCCAGAACTGATCTCCGGCCTGACCAGCGTGTACGCATCCGTCCGATATGGCATGCCGCAGCAGCGGAGCGACGAGTGCGGGCAGCCCGGCGAGCCGGTGGCCGGGCACGAAACGGCGCAGCGCGCCCGGCGCGATGGTGCGCA contains these protein-coding regions:
- a CDS encoding non-ribosomal peptide synthetase encodes the protein MSTATPAQHGMWLTERLGLAATAYHMPLPVWLDGPLDPARLADACAVAVARHPVLSCAFAERDGDLLLTPAACPPSLVVGDAPEDLPAFVRERTLAPFDLASGPLIRFDLVPAGPGRHLLLIVAHHLVFDGESKEILLADLAAAYSTPDGTTTGAAATASLRGESDRVAALLPQAVEHWARAFRAPGEPSLPGLRATTSPGARPGVAVPLELDAVTVRAVAAELGATTFEVVLAGLLTLLDRYGDPAPVIGVDLGTRPADGHDRIGLHVNELPVGIPATDPADPRTVRERVAQARGLLRETYPLRAVPLSRAVSGLAPRAALTPVSVSYRRRTRPAPVFAGLDARVEWTAFHHAARNALHVQLLDDPGAPELPVLLHVDPSRLDPADAARIGAHLRILLDGFAGRPDAPLPDLDLLDRSEHDLLAAWNDTGRTVTGPQTLHELVDARIAARPDAIAVVAADSAMTYAQLDAEAAAVAALLRERGIGPGDLVAVCLPRTSRLLPALLGVLRTGAAYLPLDPEHPEARRDGLLADARPAAVLTADGDGVTVLGETLAATDGPAAPDRHEPGLCYVIYTSGSTGRPKGVTVEHRGVVNLLHALPEVVPTGPGDVWLAVASAAFDMSVPELWLPLVTGGTVVLATAEQARDGELLLKLLRLTGVTHAHLTPSTWRRLVDAGFAEPGVVAVCGAEALPAPLAAELRSCTKRLVNLYGPTETTVWSTAADLTGDGPVTIGRPLANTTAYVLDAALCPVPHGIVGELCLGGAGVARGYLGRPELTGTRFVDTRWGRLYRTGDRVRRLPDGSLEFHGRADDQLKVRGHRIEPGEVEAHLRAAESVVDAAVTASADGDALVAYVVGAPDPVRLRERLTAGLPGYLVPSVFTLVEQLPRNANGKLDRAALAGLAGTPLVPQASASPYTGLALQVYEIWREVLGHGEIGPDDDLFDLGGHSLTVTKIAARLRRRLGVDLPLHVFFDTPTINGIVTAADR
- a CDS encoding class I adenylate-forming enzyme family protein; its protein translation is MTSRTLPDLLAALAAARPGHVALHLAGGEGAGPTELTAAAWHTRATAVGHGLLGKGVAPGDRVGLVFDGTEWLDFAVAYAAVTGIGAVAVPLSAASPEARLRELLEHAGARVVVGARGWALSELDAGDTTPLPAVSPGQTAQIVYTSGTTGTPKGVAASHASLTHGIDPARPPLAHSRHALHAFPLGTNAAQTMLVTALVARPTVVTIAAFDPWAYARTAQALGVGTLFLVPAMASALLEAGVFERCDLDAVQLVSCTAAALPPAVARALAAALPEAVIVNNYTSTEAAPAHTSMVFDPERPASVGRAEGGAELRILTADGTVAGPGETGEVWLRAGDAVRAYHGDPDASAAVFRDGWVRMGDLGYRDADGYLFLVDRESDLVNAGAHRVSTLRVEAALHEHPDVLGAAVLGLPHPVMGATVAAAVELRDRSALAGLRAFLADRLAPYELPTRIVAVAALPRNDGGKVRKGPLRELFAQAPARVAPRTEAEVALAALWCAVLRVPEVGVGDDFFALGGDSMRATHLAALAAAHFARDIPVSLIFDTPLLATQAERLSAEPPATPPERAAAGGDRRFGSESEAGPQFSTQDSDLRGPDGPGGQAGGGGSGAGVDGGPAVGEMPLASTQESMLVWMWATGEPRDVGPISVGIRVRDELDVGLLERALTVVAQRQEALRTVFDRAPDGRHRARVLGHCPPVVTAVAARDLDHAGQLCRADREGGFDTARGPLVRAIVATVGPDDHVLGLAVHHLVCDGASMGPLLHEIGVAYAALRGGAPLPAAAPGTPLRDFVAHTRRQWQVTLPHWRRTLDGAPAHLTPFRGRREAVRLRSAALEFPLPGTLGDGLRRAAAAQGATPFMLIASCWAAALSERTGTGDIVLMSPVPGRTRPGSEALIGCLSQSLLLRVDTSGAPSAAELLARTRRTVLSALDHQHYPFAEFYLRHTGAAWLRVETWGGQAHLPGLESESFELPRALDADWPTPGGLPDLQAPELAVVEHPDGSLVAHLLWNHHAFDRSEMDTLAGRVTELFEHAARELAPAPPQEVPR
- a CDS encoding SGNH/GDSL hydrolase family protein yields the protein MLATTLVAAAGPASGSLPGRWVGTWGTALTAPSLANTGSSLNGFTDQSIRQLVRISLGGEKVRLRITNAYGTGPLTIGHASVGLPTTPGSPTLQPGSIREITFNGSESATVYKGAELLTDPIDLPVSTLQELAVTLYLPTPTGATSWHWTARQTSYIYAGDKADTADGTGQTAAYNHFYYLAGIEVLTKTGLGTVVVLGDSISDGSGATLNANTRWPDYLAGRVTGTWPALGDPGVLNVSLAGNQVTRDGLAINTPALGDSALARLDDDVFSQPGVRTVIVELGINDVHLSGFPAEQIIGGLRQLAIQAKDRGVRVVVATLGPFEGYSSWTPEKEAVRQAVNTWLRGDNEFDALVDFDKVLRDPAAPSKVLPAYDSGDHIHPNDTGAQALAAAVPLWLL
- a CDS encoding macrolide family glycosyltransferase; its protein translation is MGSHVAFFNIPALGHLFPTLGVVAELVRRGHRVSYAATADRAAYVAAAGARVIPYTSTRPGDTDPEARTPGRAEHIGRSLLNFLAETEHTLPQLEPALLADPPDLVLFDRMAFAGHVFAHTHGIPAIQLWPMIVSAGPWSLNEAVPVDFGHPTLAEYTLGLERFLAGRGLTELPAEDFLAPRVVRHLAFLPRAFQYAGAAFGEEFSFVGPCTTPRAGDVPWSPPADGAPVALVSLGTLNNHWPDFYRLVFEAFAGTPWHVVLAVGRRLDPLSLGTPPPNVQVMPVVPQLAVLAHARVFVSHGGLGGVMEGVQAGVPHVAVARTLEQDLNAARIVDTGIGASLQLDGLTPARLREAVHRVAADPRIAAGVAAMRAEVLAAGGAARAADVIESCLREPAQRGVAGVRTLAPQG
- a CDS encoding condensation domain-containing protein translates to MQVIPRRATPSGTAPLSLLQQRWWHLCTAYEGDASPIVVIADRITAPLDVPAFTAAVDALADRHDALRTTFTVDDDGPRQVIAPPGGLVTELLDVSDEADPPARGRELVAELARTLLDLAGGTLVRSRLIRLGPADHVWCLAVHHILADGESTMILQREAMALYRGEPLPEPFIGYADFAAWQCADTTGAEDLAWWADRLRGVPPLELPTDLPRPPAKTLRGGQVDVHVAAPVADALDRFARQRRATSYMALVTALLVVLARRSGQTDLCLGMPVSGRLLEETERTVGLFANTIALRVDLSGDPDLGDLLGRVRAATIDALARQAVPFGQVVAAVDPDADRSRTPVFQVTAALHTHTAGGPVDPHWRPFAQAAPQILHDLGVDAWREPDGLELTLRYDTGLFTADTAAALADEIVAVLRDLAEGATTAVFPVAARHG